From a region of the Theobroma cacao cultivar B97-61/B2 chromosome 8, Criollo_cocoa_genome_V2, whole genome shotgun sequence genome:
- the LOC18591360 gene encoding DNA ligase 1, whose product MDSDEDLELASPSDRPASPVPGRKLKRLKKVKTVAENQSQYEELDFDVFDGQAIEEPRSGSRSGFEGSDEEDELSSSFAELPVEEKESVAKRTLDFDSLTEEVDGGGEDQSREMEIRDSEREESEKKRPSLDELENREKKKKKRVKGDGDEEMPLLPERRTSKERREHLAQLRAESQRLLRETRDAAFKPAPLVQKPISSVLEKIRRRKLEVSKKTYFVVDDHDGFSNKDMVEFVTNEGSGNDEAVEVGSEKGIANHGISDTLSADEIKSVANVSSHEKLSPEMAVDEEPEQAFRAPIDDTQDLFSDSQTSDSKDDFAEETPKSPLEEVLAPSLLALNLKLDSAPPDDISSDEEDNDKENVDPQPHGSVDLSPVPNGDPVKAFIDQEAEEEDDSDNDLLPFQDDDNEEDEDSEDLEELRDMIATTYEEKQSDIEKRMELHQKLFDRQDAAKTENLLRRWGPKQRETTLLDEEGFEEDDESVEEEEDFVETTEDLPPINLHMHIKKIKEMIPHMFTDKDDMYISSDDEEVEKKLAEQCLSEKANQQAELLPPTADARSKELFGYIKKVNNMPDPRRKAKPSTISNMLFMGKKGNASSKSSFIGRGSNCSISSSRKHGSGILRSFVFEREDSNSRSTTSVAENSSDLVQREHRPTKTASAKFTNSQIKSTPQPRKDEMETSSRAQLLEILRRSSLQMSHSTRNSIVGHTESIFAAFKLEKKSVDNKANVSMKTL is encoded by the exons ATGGACAGCGACGAGGATCTAGAACTTGCTTCACCGTCCGACAGGCCAGCTTCTCCTGTTCCTGGGAGAAAGTTGAAACGATTGAAGAAGGTCAAAACGGTTGCTGAGAATCAGTCTCAATATGAAGAACTAGATTTCGATGTATTCGACGGCCAAGCTATTGAGGAACCGAGATCGGGATCTAGGTCGGGGTTCGAGGGTTCCGACGAGGAAGATGAATTGAGTTCCAGCTTTGCTGAGTTGCCTGTCGAGGAAAAGGAGTCTGTTGCTAAGCGGACGTTAGATTTTGATTCCCTGACCGAGGAAGTTGATGGAGGTGGTGAAGATCAGAGCCGAGAGATGGAAATTAGGGATTCGGAAAGGGAGGAGTCAGAAAAGAAACGGCCTAGTTTGGATGAATTAGAGAatagagagaagaaaaagaaaaagagagtcAAAGGCGATGGTGATGAGGAGATGCCCTTGTTACCAGAAAGAAGAACATCGAAG GAAAGAAGAGAACATCTTGCCCAACTTCGTGCTGAATCTCAGAGACTACTACGGG AAACTAGAGATGCTGCATTTAAACCAGCACCATTGGTTCAAAAACCCATATCATCAGTTTTGGAGAAGATTCGGCGAAGAAAGCTTGAGGTTTCAAAAAA GACATATTTTGTTGTTGATGATCATGATGGTTTTTCGAACAAGGATATGGTAGAGTTTGTCACTAATGAGGGGAGCGGCAATGATGAGGCTGTGGAAGTTGGAAGTGAGAAGGGAATTGCAAATCATGGGATTTCAGATACCTTGTCTGCTGATGAAATAAAAAGTGTTGCAAATGTCTCAAGTCATGAAAAACTTTCACCAGAGATG GCTGTTGATGAGGAGCCTGAACAAGCATTTCGAGCTCCTATAGATGATACTCAG GATCTATTTTCTGATTCCCAAACAAGTGACTCTAAAGATGATTTCGCAGAGGAGACCCCTAAGAGCCCTTTAGAAGAAGTTCTGGCACCATCCCTGCTTGCTCTGAACTTAAAGCTCGACTCTGCTCCTCCTGATGACAT TTCATCTGATGAGGAGGACAATGACAAGGAGAACGTTGATCCACAACCACATGGATCTGTTGATTTGTCTCCAGTGCCTAATGGTGATCCTGTTAAAGCATTTATTGATCAAGAAgctgaagaagaagatgacaGTGATAATGACTTACTTCCCTTCCAGGATGATGAcaatgaagaagatgaagataGTGAAGATTTAGAGGAACTTAGAGATATGATAGCAACTACATATGAAGAAAAGCAAAGTGATATTGAAAAGCGCATGGAACTCCATCAGAAGTTGTTTGACCGACAGGATGCTGCTAAAACAGAGAACTTATTGCGGAGATGGGGTCCGAAGCAGAGAGAAACAACCTTGCTTGATGAGGAAGGATTTGAGGAAGACGATGAGTCTGTAGAAGAGGAAGAGGATTTTGTTGAAACTACAGAAGATTTACCTCCGATAAATTTGCACATgcatataaaaaagataaaggaaATGATACCACATATGTTTACAGATAAAGATGACATGTATATATCATCTGATGATGAGGAAGTGGAAAAAAAGCTTGCTGAACAGTGCTTGTCTGAGAAAGCT AATCAGCAGGCTGAGCTCTTGCCACCAACTGCGGATGCAAGGTCCAAAGAACTCTTTGGTTATATAAAGAAAGTGAATAATATGCCTGACCCCAGAAGAAAAGCCAAACCATCAA CCATTTCTAATATGCTGTTCATGGGAAAAAAAGGGAATGCGTCCTCAAAG TCATCTTTCATAGGTCGGGGGTCAAACTGTTCTATATCATCATCTCGCAAGCATGGATCAGGCATCTTGCGTTCTTTTGTATTTGAACGTGAAGACAGTAATAGCAGAAGCACAACCTCAGTTGCAGAAAATTCTTCTGATCTG GTCCAAAGGGAGCATCGTCCAACCAAAACTGCATCAGCCAAGTTTACTAactcacaaatcaaatcaactcCTCAGCCTAGAAAAGATGAAATGGAAACGAGTTCACGTGCTCAGTTGCTGGAAATATTAAGGCGTTCCTCATTGCAAATGAGTCACAGCACTCGTAATAGTATTGTTGGCCACACTGAATCCATATTTGCTGCATTCAAGTTGGAAAAGAAATCAGTAGATAATAAAGCCAATGTATCAATGAAAACTCTCTAA
- the LOC18591358 gene encoding probable serine/threonine protein kinase IRE4, with amino-acid sequence MANTRRNDNVLPSEVGIPSGLNRIKTPRVSLKEQPSSKLGELNESRTLKPPLKQKQKSVAQGQGKTYGFSKEVEQKGKKIAQWFSSYISRNSTQAFNTVTNIEAGSSDIKTHDKEELTRAKVGYMENRLNGKQSSAESAHSSILSKGLKSFSHELGPKGGIPSAHPRAHSYKDLKELLGSLHSRFDAAKEVVNAELATFAGDVMDLLDTIESSSPEGRKMAVDLLIVAQQCVEMTPSEFRVKCETIVQNLTEKRQQCQTVLVKWLCTRMLFILTRCTRLLQFQKEKEPIDEKSLNKFKKCLESIPAVEMSWVPTPAVADSHSANAVYQRAGGEHKLKGQNKVSSFPEPTWNSSMEPAGRSDITSENNSTIPEKISPTRKTRSDLISQEQHFCQADDSIVGNSVNTSCCSSLHEHNPNLDGSLIEPGRTLDGSDSVICRICEEAVPISHLESHSYICAYADKCALNCIDVDERLVKLAEILEQIIESWNLSSIGSPENSRMQNQSSVVASEGYSPKISEWRNKGVEGMFEDIHDMDTACIEDSHLTSIDFKGHLGLRLGNYGASSSTGSMTSVSSTNTPRASHFDSFWLERNNPSELEDVQQMVDLSDIARCVAGTDLSKEGSHEFLLACMQDLQDVLRHSKLKALVIDTFGGRIEKLLREKYILACEVTDIKSPMRCIEQRENSGLISDTASQSNTMLTPFNMSHKERTTIDDFEIIKPISRGAFGKVFLARKRTTGDLFAIKVLKKLDMIRKNDIERILAERNILIAVRNPFVVRFFYSFTCRDNLYLVMEYLNGGDLYSLLRKVGCLEEEVARTYIAELVLALEYLHSLGIVHRDLKPDNILIAHDGHIKLTDFGLSKIGLINNTIDLSGPETSGTTSLDACNLQTQQTDDRSRHSAVGTPDYLAPEILLGTEHGYAADWWSVGIILFEFITGIPPFTAECPEIIFDNILNRKIPWPSVPSEMSYEAQDLINRFLIHDPNQRLGANGSTEVKAHAFFNGVNWDSLAMQKAAFVPHPDSADDTSYFVSRFTQISSGFPDENACSSSDTDPCDSDSNSGIEMDECGDLAEFASSPLNLSLINFSFKNLSQLASINNDVLLQSGKDSAKSSPSRGLGT; translated from the exons ATGGCTAATACGAGACGAAACGACAACGTTTTGCCCTCGGAAGTCGGGATTCCTTCCGGATTGAATCGGATCAAAACGCCGCGAGTTTCTTTGAAGGAACAACCGAGTTCGAAGCTGGGAGAGTTGAACGAGTCAAGGACTTTGAAGCCTCCTTTGAAGCAGAAACAGAAGTCTGTTGCTCAAGGACAAGGAAAAACATACGGTTTCTCTAAAGAAG TGgaacaaaaaggaaagaagataGCACAGTGGTTTTCATCATATATTTCAAGGAATTCCACTCAAGCCTTCAATACTGTTACAAATATTGAG GCTGGTAGCTCAGACATTAAGACACATGACAAAGAGGAACTTACAAGAGCTAAAGTTGGCTACATGGAAAATAGGTTGAATGGAAAGCAATCTTCAGCTGAGAGTGCACACTCTAGCATATTATCAAAAGGGCTAAAGAGTTTTTCGCATGAATTGGGGCCTAAGGGTGGTATTCCATCTGCCCATCCTCGGGCCCACAGTTACAAGGACTTAAAG GAACTATTGGGTTCATTACATTCAAGATTTGATGCTGCTAAAGAGGTGGTGAATGCAGAGCTGGCTACTTTTGCAGGCGATGTGATGGATCTTCTTGATACCATCGAGTCCTCATCTCCAGAGGGTCGCAAAATGGCGGTGGATCTTCTGATTGTTGCTCAACAATGTGTTGAAATGACCCCTTCTGAGTTTCGTGTTAAGTGTGAAACAATAGTTCAAAATTTGACTGAAAAAAGACAACAGTGTCAAACAGTATTAGTGAAGTGGCTGTGCACGCGCAtgctttttattttgacaCGCTGCACAAGGTTATTACAGTttcagaaagagaaagagcCGATTGATGAGAAATCTcttaataaatttaagaaatgtttAGAAAGCATTCCTGCTGTTGAAATGAGTTGGGTTCCCACTCCTGCAGTTGCTGATTCTCATTCAGCTAATGCCGTATATCAGAGGGCTGGTGGTGAACACAAATTGAAGGGACAAAATAAGGTGTCTTCTTTCCCTGAGCCAACTTGGAACAGTTCTATGGAGCCAGCTGGACGGAGTGATATAACTTCTGAAAACAATTCCACTATTCCTGAGAAAATTTCACCTACACGGAAAACCCGATctgatttaatttctcaagAGCAACACTTTTGTCAAGCTGATGACAGTATTGTAGGAAATTCAGTGAATACTTCCTGTTGTAGTTCACTTCATGAGCACAACCCTAATTTGGATGGTTCACTTATTGAGCCTGGACGAACACTAGATGGATCTGACTCAGTAATCTGTAGGATATGTGAGGAAGCTGTTCCTATTTCTCATTTAGAATCTCATTCTTATATATGTGCATATGCAGATAAATGTGCATTAAATTGTATAGATGTAGATGAACGCCTTGTAAAGCTTGCAGAAATATTGGAACAGATTATAGAGTCATGGAATTTGAGTTCCATTGGAAGCCCTGAGAATTCAAGAATGCAAAATCAGAGCTCTGTGGTTGCATCTGAAGGTTATTCTCCCAAGATAAGTGAGTGGCGAAACAAGGGTGTAGAAGGAATGTTTGAGGACATACATGATATGGACACTGCCTGTATAGAAGATTCTCATCTAACCTCTATTGACTTTAAGGGCCATTTAGGACTGAGGCTTGGCAACTATGGAGCATCATCGTCAACTGGTAGCATGACCTCAGTATCCTCTACTAATACCCCAAGAGCAAGTCACTTTGATTCTTTCTGGTTGGAGCGTAATAATCCTTCTGAACTAGAGGATGTGCAACAG ATGGTTGACCTATCAGATATTGCCCGTTGTGTAGCAGGCACAGACTTGTCCAAAGAAGGGTCTCATGAGTTTTTGCTTGCATGCATGCAAGACTTGCAGGATGTTTTACGGCATAGTAAGCTTAAAGCTCTTGTAATAGACACTTTTGGAGGCCGGATAGAAAAACTTCTGAG GGAAAAATATATACTTGCTTGTGAAGTAACAGATATAAAAAGTCCAATGAGGTGCATTGAACAAAGGGAAAACTCTGGACTTATATCAGATACTGCATCTCAAAGTAATACAATGTTAACTCCTTTCAATATGTCCCATAAAGAGAGGACAACTATTGATGACTTTGAGATCATCAAACCTATTAGCAGAGGTGCCTTTGGCAAAGTTTTTCTTGCCCGCAAAAGGACAACGGGTGACTTGTTTGCAATAAAG GTTCTCAAGAAATTGGATATGATACGTAAAAATGATATTGAGCGTATATTAGCGGAGAGGAATATACTTATAGCAGTCCGGAACCCTTTTGTG GTTCGATTCTTTTATTCATTCACCTGTAGAGATAACCTGTATTTGGTTATGGAATATCTCAATGGTGGTGATCTGTACTCTTTGCTCAGAAAAGTCGGATGCCTTGAGGAAGAAGTAGCTCGTACATATATTGCAGAACTG gttCTTGCTTTAGAGTATCTCCATTCCCTTGGAATTGTGCATCGTGACTTGAAACCAGACAACATACTGATTGCACATGATGGTCACATTAAG CTTACAGACTTTGGGCTATCAAAAATTGGCCTCATAAACAACACAATTGATTTATCTGGACCTGAGACAAGTGGAACCACTTCATTAGATGCTTGTAATCTACAAACTCAACAAACAGATGATAGAAGTCGACACTCGGCAGTTGGGACACCTGACTACCTGGCCCCTGAAATTCTTCTTGGAACCGAGCATG GTTATGCTGCAGACTGGTGGTCAGTGGGAATAATCTTGTTTGAGTTCATAACAGGAATTCCACCTTTCACTGCTGAATGTCCAGAG ATAATTTTTGACAACATTTTGAACAGAAAAATTCCATGGCCGTCTGTGCCTAGTGAGATGTCCTATGAGGCTCAAGATTTAATCAACAG GTTTCTTATACATGATCCCAATCAGCGGTTAGGAGCAAATGGATCAACTGAG GTAAAAGCACACGCTTTCTTCAATGGAGTTAACTGGGATAGTCTTGCAATGCAAAAG GCTGCCTTTGTGCCACACCCTGACAGTGCAGATGACACCAGCTATTTTGTATCACGTTTTACTCAAATTTCCAGTGGATTTCCTGATGAGAATGCTTGTAGTAGTTCTGATACTGACCCTTGCGACTCAGACTCGAATTCCGGAATTGAG ATGGACGAATGTGGTGACCTAGCGGAGTTTGCTTCCTCTCCTCTTAATCTCTCATTGATAAATTTCTCTTTCAAG AATTTGTCACAATTGGCATCAATCAATAATGACGTGCTCTTACAATCTGGGAAGGATTCAGCCAAGAGCTCCCCGTCCAGAGGTTTAGGGACATAA
- the LOC18591357 gene encoding COP9 signalosome complex subunit 4, whose product MESALANASAIVDQRQKIEQYKHILSTVFSSNDIVQAKKFIDHMLSDDVPLVVSRQLLQTFAQELGRLEPEAQKEIAHYTLAQIQPRVVSFEEQVLIIREKLAELYESEQQWSKAAQMLSGIDLDSGMRVVDDTFRLSKCVQIARLYLEDDDAVNAEAFINKASFLVSNSQHEVLILQYKVCYARILDLKRKFLEAALRYYDISQIEKRQIGDETIDEDALEQALSAAVTCTILAAAGPQRSRVLATLYKDERCSKLKIYPILQKVYLERILRKPEIDAFSEELKPHQKALLPDNFTVLDRAMIEHNLLSASKLYTNISFDELGTLLGIPPHKAEKIASRMIYEDRMRGSIDQVEAVIHFEDDTEELQQWDQQIVGVCQALNDILDTMAKKGMAVPV is encoded by the exons ATGGAGAGTGCATTAGCAAACGCCTCGGCGATCGTAGATCAGAGGCAGAAAATCGAGCAATACAAACACATTCTATCAACTGTCTTCTCATCAAATGACATCGTTCAAGCCAAGAAATTCATCGATCACA tgtTATCGGACGATGTTCCACTGGTGGTATCAAGGCAGCTTTTACAAACTTTCGCACAAGAATTAGGGAGATTGGAGCCAGAGGCACAAAAGGAAATTGCTCATTATACTCTTGCTCAGATTCAGCCTCGTGTCGTTTCATTCGAAGAACAG GTATTAATTATCAGAGAGAAACTTGCTGAATTATATGAGTCAGAGCAGCAGTGGTCAAAAGCAGCACAGATGCTAAGTGGGATTGATTTAGACTCTGGAATGAG GGTTGTTGATGATACATTCCGATTGTCAAAATGTGTCCAAATTGCTCGTCTATATCTTGAG GATGATGATGCTGTTAATGCAGAAGCTTTTATTAATAAAGCTTCATTCCTAGTTAGCAACAGTCAGCATGAAGTATTGATTTTACAATACAAG GTCTGTTATGCAAGGATTTTGGATTTAAAGAGGAAGTTCTTGGAAGCAGCGCTGCGGTACTACGACATTTCTCAAATTGAGAAGCGACAAATAGGAGATGA AACAATTGATGAGGATGCACTCGAGCAAGCTTTATCTGCTGCTGTAACATGTACAATATTAGCTGCTGCAGGTCCTCAACGCTCCCGTGTTCTTGCCACCCTGTACAAA GATGAACGGTGCTCCAAGCTGAAGATTTATCCAATATTACAAAAG GTTTATTTGGAGAGAATATTAAGAAAACCTGAAATTGATGCATTTTCTGAAGAACTGAAACCACATCAG AAAGCACTTCTTCCTGACAATTTTACTGTGCTGGACCGTGCCATGATAGAGCATAATCTTCTGAGTGCAAGCAAACTTTACACAAATATAAG TTTTGATGAGTTGGGTACTTTGCTGGGCATTCCTCCTCATAAG GCTGAGAAGATAGCATCAAGAATGATTTATGAGGATAGAATGAGGGGATCAATTGATCAG GTGGAAGCTGTTATACATTTTGAAGATGACACTGAGGAGCTGCAACAATGGGATCAACAG ATAGTTGGTGTGTGTCAAGCGCTGAATGATATACTAGATACCATGGCAAAGAAGGGCATGGCAGTTCCTGTCTGA
- the LOC18591359 gene encoding uncharacterized membrane protein At1g75140, which translates to MANPLQGKFLLVLFLFMFTSPPLSVVFVNANSLSIQNEHGHDQIPETKSSRDSNHQEVLLHKLEELVRNLSEVVSRLESKLSESSKVDDRHSVESSRSGFGKKDEISQRKYDGKAPIQEIEVRDGERGRAVSVTTFSPFWSERFQFMSAVKLDSDATCINVLPFRDYEGLSKYVAIGDDRGTVYVFLRNGDVVAEFYTRCDSPIMAMVSYMSVYKNESVVVTGHKNGVIMVHRIYEGLNGEESGSPVMETVGKFVAADSGEDGLPITTLEVHYVGRMRYILSTDLSGKIRVFRENGSLYGSAMPTSRPLVFLKQRLLFLTQTGAGSLDLRSMKIKESECEGLNHSLALNYVFDPTERSKAYGCTSDGDLIHVLLLGDIMNFKCRVRSKKKLELRQPLAFQAIKGYLLIVDQEKVFVYNVSTLHYVRAGSPRLLFSASLDEIRSSFLTYRGMDINNERRQVMPVIASDREKLVVLGLGGEYVGMYRSNLPVLKGESNMMLWTSPVLFFILFLFGAWQFFAKKKEALTSWGPDDPFSSTSAANGPPLVSSTGDRSFIDSSSRGAVDIDLRSSGLRGRRYGSPTRYPAGAPSSFGPNAADPSSRPASVDPNYRSAPELKFRGSALESTGFSKRRESLFVNSQVVDDNS; encoded by the coding sequence ATGGCAAATCCCCTCCAAGGCAAGTTTCTTCTcgtcctttttcttttcatgtttACTTCTCCACCACTTTCTGTAGTTTTCGTAAACGCTAACTCCCTCTCAATCCAAAACGAGCACGGACATGATCAGATTCCTGAAACTAAGAGTTCACGTGATTCTAATCACCAGGAAGTTTTATTACATAAGCTTGAAGAATTAGTAAGAAATCTTAGTGAAGTAGTTTCTAGATTAGAATCGAAATTATCAGAGTCTTCAAAAGTTGATGACAGGCATAGTGTTGAGAGTTCAAGATCAGGTTTTGGAAAGAAAGATGAAATTAGCCAGCGAAAATATGATGGGAAAGCACCCATTCAAGAGATTGAAGTTAGAGATGGGGAAAGAGGGAGGGCTGTTTCAGTTACTACGTTCAGTCCGTTTTGGTCTGAGAGGTTTCAATTCATGTCAGCTGTGAAGTTAGATTCTGATGCAACGTGTATAAACGTTTTGCCCTTTCGTGATTACGAGGGGCTTAGCAAGTATGTTGCCATTGGGGATGACAGAGGAACGGTTTATGTGTTTTTAAGAAATGGGGATGTTGTGGCGGAGTTTTATACCAGGTGCGACTCGCCAATTATGGCAATGGTTTCATACATGTCCGTTTACAAGAATGAGAGTGTTGTTGTTACAGGACATAAAAACGGTGTGATCATGGTACATAGAATTTATGAAGGATTAAATGGAGAAGAGTCAGGTTCACCTGTAATGGAAACTGTTGGTAAATTTGTGGCTGCTGATAGTGGGGAAGATGGGTTGCCAATAACTACATTGGAAGTTCATTATGTTGGAAGAATGAGGTATATTTTGTCTACGGATCTTAGCGGGAAAATCAGGGTTTTTAGAGAAAATGGATCACTTTATGGTTCTGCCATGCCAACAAGTAGGCCACTTGTGTTCTTGAAGCAAAGGCTTTTATTCTTGACACAGACTGGTGCTGGTTCACTGGATTTGCGAAgcatgaaaataaaagaatcaGAATGTGAAGGGTTGAATCATTCTCTTGCTCTGAACTATGTCTTTGATCCCACAGAGCGGTCTAAAGCGTATGGTTGTACATCAGATGGTGATTTGATTCATGTTTTGCTGTTGGGGGATATTATGAACTTCAAGTGCAGGGTTAGGTCCAAGAAAAAGTTGGAATTGCGTCAGCCTCTTGCCTTTCAGGCTATTAAGGGATATTTGCTTATTGTTGATCAAGAAAAGGTTTTTGTGTATAATGTTTCTACCCTGCATTATGTTAGGGCTGGTTCTCCACGACTTCTTTTCTCTGCCAGTTTGGATGAGATCAGGTCATCCTTTTTAACTTACCGAGGGATGGATATAAATAATGAGAGAAGACAGGTGATGCCCGTAATCGCCAGTGATCGGGAAAAGCTTGTCGTTCTTGGCCTTGGAGGGGAGTATGTGGGTATGTATCGCTCTAATCTCCCTGTTTTGAAAGGGGAATCCAATATGATGCTATGGACTAGCCCCGTGCTGTTTTTCATACTTTTCCTGTTTGGGGCATGGCAATTCTTTGcgaagaagaaagaagcacTTACTTCATGGGGACCTGATGACCCTTTTAGCTCCACATCAGCTGCAAACGGGCCTCCACTAGTATCAAGCACAGGAGACAGGTCTTTTATAGATTCATCTTCAAGAGGTGCTGTTGATATTGACTTGAGGAGCAGTGGTCTTAGAGGTCGAAGGTATGGATCTCCTACTCGATATCCAGCTGGAGCTCCCAGTTCTTTCGGGCCAAATGCTGCTGATCCCAGCTCTCGACCTGCTTCTGTGGATCCCAACTACAGATCCGCCCCAGAGCTAAAATTTAGGGGTTCAGCCCTGGAATCTACCGGCTTCTCTAAAAGAAGGGAGAGTTTATTTGTGAACAGCCAAGTTGTGGATGACAACAGTTAA
- the LOC18591356 gene encoding uncharacterized protein LOC18591356, with protein MNWVQRKIYLYNVTFGLYMLDWWERYLFNILVIVLMWFIFYNSSKYVTEFCKRHLS; from the exons ATGAACTGGGTTCAACGCAAGATCTATCTCTACAATGTCACCTTTGGACTCTACATGTTGGATTGGTGGGAGCGTTACCTTTTCA ATATTTTGGTGATTGTGTTGATGTGGTTCATCTTCTACAATAGCTCAAAATATGTAACTGAGTTCTGCAAGAG GCATCTATCGTGA
- the LOC18591361 gene encoding outer envelope pore protein 24A, chloroplastic, producing MKASLKGRYTNDKSTAAATIAVGAGDVKLRASMTDATVVNGPSLNGLTLSVEKPGFFIVDYDVPRKDFRFQFMNTVRVVEKPLKLTYIHSRGDNRTVVDGALAFDSANKLSANYMLGTRNCKLKYSYVHGGVTTFEPCYDLGKNAWDFGISKRVYDDVFKATYQTWSRDLALEWSRNSKFNGTFKISASINLAEESKIPKIIAESTWDLEM from the exons ATGAAGGCGTCTTTGAAAGGCAGATACACGAATGACAAGAGCACTGCCGCCGCTACTATCGCCGTCGGCGCTGGGGATGTCAAGCTACGCGCCTCCATGACTGACGCCACTGTCGTCAATGGTCCCAGCCTGAACGGTTTGACTTTATCAGTTGAAAAACCCGGGTTCTTCATCGTCGACTATGACGTCCCCAGGAAG GATTTTCGGTTTCAGTTTATGAACACGGTTAGGGTTGTGGAGAAGCCGTTGAAGCTTACTTACATTCACAGCAGAGGGGATAACCGGACGGTGGTGGACGGGGCACTCGCGTTCGATTCTGCTAACAAGTTGTCAGCTAATTACATGCTTGGTACGAGGAATTGTAAGCTCAAGTACAGCTACGTGCACGGAGGGGTCACTACTTTCGAACCGTGTTATGATTTGGGGAAGAATGCGTGGGATTTTGGAATTTCGAAGAGAGTATACGACGATGTTTTTAAGGCGACGTATCAGACATGGAGCAGGGACTTGGCTTTGGAGTGGTCGAGAAATTCCAAGTTTAATGGGACTTTTAAG atTTCTGCATCCATCAACCTGGCTGAAGAATCTAAGATCCCCAAAATTATTGCTGAGAGTACTTGGGATTTGGAAATGTGA